One region of Pseudoalteromonas galatheae genomic DNA includes:
- the fadB gene encoding fatty acid oxidation complex subunit alpha FadB, giving the protein MLIKRESFVVDFCKGNIAEFKFCLPGSVNKLSQQVLKESHEALIELSQRDDIEGLIFTSDKDHFIVGADIFEFLPTFQRPEEELVGWIKSATDVFDAIEDLPFPTLSAVNGLALGGGCEWLLATDYRIATDNAKIGLPEVKLGIMPGFGGTVRLPRLIGADNAMTWITTGQENRANDALKVGAVDGVVPADKLMVAAIRTLEQAIAGKLDWRAKRQVKLDPLKMNRVEQGMSFGMAEGMVMAKTKGHYPAPMMAVQTLKAAANLSRSEAMALENQNFAKLAKTAEAAAQTGIFLADQYIKTVAKKQAKQSNTEIKQAAVLGAGIMGGGIAYQSAYKGTPIVMKDIQQGALDLGMGEAAKLLGKKVQRGHMSMDKMIATLGKIKPTLNDQDLQGSDIIVEAVVENPKIKKSVLASLESQLPEGTILTSNTSTIRIDELATALEKPENFCGMHFFNPVPKMPLVEIIRGEQTSDETVAAVVDYALKLGKSPIVVNDCPGFFVNRVLFPYFAGFSQLVVEGADFAKVDKVMENVFGWPMGPAYLLDVVGIDTANHCTGVMADGFPTRMARKDKDPVAVLAAAERFGQKNQKGFYQYAPDRKGRLKKSKDDSALELLSSICDAPTEFDKQTIIERCMVPMINEVLLCLQENIVASPQEADMALIYGIGFPPFRGGAFRYLDQIGLANFVAMADKYAHLGEIYQVSEQTRQWADEGKVFYQVEGQ; this is encoded by the coding sequence ATGTTAATCAAACGCGAGTCCTTTGTAGTTGATTTTTGCAAAGGCAATATCGCTGAGTTTAAGTTTTGCCTACCAGGCTCAGTAAATAAACTATCTCAGCAAGTACTTAAGGAAAGCCACGAAGCGCTTATCGAATTGAGCCAGCGCGATGACATCGAAGGCTTAATTTTTACCAGTGACAAAGACCACTTTATTGTTGGCGCTGATATTTTCGAATTCCTTCCGACTTTCCAACGCCCAGAAGAAGAACTTGTTGGTTGGATTAAAAGCGCAACCGATGTCTTCGACGCAATAGAAGATTTACCTTTCCCTACACTATCTGCAGTAAATGGCCTTGCGCTTGGCGGTGGCTGCGAGTGGTTGCTCGCCACGGACTACCGTATAGCAACTGACAACGCAAAAATTGGCCTACCAGAAGTTAAGCTTGGCATTATGCCAGGCTTTGGTGGTACCGTAAGACTTCCTCGCTTAATCGGCGCTGACAACGCAATGACGTGGATCACCACAGGCCAAGAAAACCGAGCGAATGATGCGCTAAAAGTGGGTGCGGTTGACGGTGTAGTGCCTGCTGACAAACTCATGGTTGCCGCTATTCGTACCTTAGAGCAAGCTATTGCAGGTAAATTGGATTGGCGCGCAAAACGCCAAGTTAAGCTTGACCCATTGAAAATGAACCGTGTTGAGCAAGGCATGAGCTTTGGTATGGCAGAAGGCATGGTAATGGCAAAAACCAAGGGCCATTACCCAGCACCAATGATGGCGGTACAAACGCTTAAAGCAGCAGCTAACCTTAGTCGCAGCGAAGCGATGGCACTCGAAAATCAAAACTTTGCTAAGCTTGCCAAAACGGCAGAAGCCGCAGCACAAACTGGTATTTTCTTAGCGGATCAATACATCAAAACGGTTGCCAAGAAGCAAGCGAAGCAAAGCAACACCGAGATTAAGCAAGCGGCTGTGCTAGGTGCTGGAATTATGGGTGGCGGTATCGCTTACCAATCAGCCTACAAAGGCACACCAATCGTCATGAAAGACATCCAGCAAGGTGCCCTAGACCTTGGTATGGGTGAGGCTGCAAAACTACTTGGTAAGAAAGTACAGCGCGGCCACATGTCGATGGATAAAATGATTGCCACTTTAGGTAAAATCAAACCAACGCTTAACGACCAAGATTTACAAGGCTCAGATATTATTGTTGAAGCCGTTGTTGAGAATCCAAAGATCAAAAAATCGGTCTTGGCGAGTCTTGAATCGCAACTGCCTGAGGGCACAATTCTAACATCAAACACATCGACTATTCGTATTGATGAGTTAGCAACCGCACTTGAGAAGCCAGAAAACTTCTGTGGTATGCACTTCTTTAACCCAGTGCCAAAAATGCCATTGGTAGAAATCATTCGCGGCGAACAAACATCGGATGAAACCGTTGCCGCAGTGGTAGATTATGCCTTAAAGCTTGGCAAGTCTCCTATCGTTGTTAACGATTGCCCAGGTTTCTTCGTGAACCGTGTTCTATTCCCTTACTTTGCAGGCTTCAGCCAACTTGTTGTAGAAGGTGCTGACTTCGCAAAAGTAGATAAGGTGATGGAAAATGTCTTCGGCTGGCCAATGGGCCCTGCGTACCTACTAGACGTAGTGGGTATTGATACGGCAAACCATTGTACTGGCGTAATGGCTGATGGCTTCCCTACTCGTATGGCACGTAAAGACAAAGATCCTGTCGCTGTACTTGCGGCTGCCGAACGCTTTGGTCAGAAAAACCAAAAAGGCTTCTACCAATACGCACCAGATCGCAAAGGTCGTCTGAAGAAGAGCAAAGACGACAGCGCGCTTGAGTTGCTGAGCAGCATTTGTGACGCACCCACTGAATTTGATAAACAAACGATTATTGAGCGTTGTATGGTGCCAATGATCAATGAAGTATTACTGTGTCTACAAGAAAACATTGTTGCTTCACCGCAAGAAGCAGACATGGCACTG
- a CDS encoding transglycosylase SLT domain-containing protein — MTYWLRRLAAGSLCMVSWLCAADSTLDEFKEAERIAWSGNYSNFKAAVAQLDHPLKPYVEMAFYKRHPKLKYQQEIQHFLTVYEHTPLEWPVRSAWLDYLKRYKKKARFIEFYRETSDVELKCTYLAYQLDLGAPKKAILDQVTDIWTVGKSQPRACDGLFKQWQKAGYRTPERVWQRITNAAQSGQASLLDYLEKLLPKNEAYLAELYKKVRQDPSAAAGLYRFSKRTEKEAEIAVYGVRRLIWRDPDLALRAWQKMLDMFTFTQQQKDSVAYRFALALASKGHEDARFWLNKVPKSLQDKKLLQWLMSNMLKEQDWEGISALFVGHEQLSNGQQYWLAYSLAKRGELAKANEIWQQLAQERDYYGFLAAARLGLPVSLNEAPLNVEPSIVERVSHAPGFKRAKALYELERYTQARREWNYLTNTSSKEEKLAASILAAEFDWYDSTIFTLAQIKAWDYVDLRFPMAFKDLFTKYSERNRVDVAWSIAVARRESSFAPDARSSANAHGLMQLLPSTAKYVNNRKRVAKNRLYHPATNIRLGTSYLEYLKRKNAGNEILATASYNAGYHRIKRWLPSEAMPAELWIELIPYRETRDYVKNVMAYRQVYHTRLGRDGNILASILDMKIVK, encoded by the coding sequence ATGACATATTGGTTACGCCGCTTAGCTGCGGGCAGCTTGTGTATGGTGAGCTGGCTCTGTGCAGCCGACAGCACTCTCGACGAATTTAAAGAGGCTGAGCGTATCGCTTGGTCTGGTAATTATAGTAATTTTAAAGCTGCGGTAGCGCAGCTCGATCACCCACTTAAGCCATATGTTGAAATGGCGTTTTACAAGCGTCATCCTAAGCTCAAGTACCAGCAGGAAATTCAGCATTTTTTAACGGTATACGAGCACACTCCATTAGAATGGCCTGTACGCTCAGCTTGGCTCGATTATTTAAAGCGGTATAAAAAGAAAGCACGATTCATTGAGTTTTATCGTGAAACCAGTGATGTTGAACTCAAGTGTACGTATTTGGCGTATCAGCTGGATTTGGGCGCCCCCAAAAAAGCGATTCTTGATCAGGTGACAGATATTTGGACGGTGGGAAAGTCTCAGCCCAGAGCTTGTGATGGTCTTTTTAAACAATGGCAAAAAGCAGGGTATAGGACGCCCGAGCGTGTCTGGCAGCGAATTACTAATGCCGCGCAATCCGGTCAAGCGTCATTGCTAGATTATCTTGAGAAGCTATTACCAAAAAATGAAGCTTATCTTGCCGAGCTTTATAAAAAGGTTCGCCAAGATCCGAGTGCGGCTGCTGGGCTTTATCGCTTTAGTAAACGCACCGAAAAAGAAGCCGAAATAGCGGTATATGGCGTAAGGCGCCTGATTTGGCGTGACCCCGATTTAGCGCTGCGTGCATGGCAGAAGATGCTGGACATGTTTACCTTTACTCAGCAGCAAAAGGATAGCGTTGCTTATCGCTTTGCTCTGGCGCTTGCGTCTAAAGGCCATGAAGACGCACGATTTTGGCTCAATAAAGTGCCTAAATCGTTGCAGGACAAAAAGCTATTACAGTGGCTGATGAGTAACATGCTGAAAGAGCAAGATTGGGAAGGGATTTCGGCCTTATTCGTGGGTCACGAGCAGCTTAGTAATGGTCAACAATACTGGCTTGCATATAGCCTCGCGAAGCGTGGCGAGTTGGCCAAAGCTAATGAGATTTGGCAGCAATTAGCACAAGAGCGTGATTACTACGGCTTTTTGGCTGCTGCACGTTTAGGATTACCAGTCTCACTGAATGAAGCGCCGTTAAATGTTGAACCTAGCATTGTAGAACGGGTATCCCATGCGCCAGGCTTCAAGCGGGCAAAGGCTTTATACGAGCTGGAAAGATATACTCAAGCACGCCGAGAGTGGAACTACCTTACTAACACCTCAAGCAAAGAAGAAAAGCTTGCTGCATCCATATTGGCTGCAGAGTTTGATTGGTATGACAGCACTATTTTTACCCTTGCACAGATCAAAGCATGGGACTATGTTGATTTGCGTTTCCCGATGGCGTTTAAAGATCTGTTCACTAAATATAGTGAGCGTAATCGAGTCGATGTCGCATGGAGTATCGCGGTTGCTCGCCGAGAAAGCTCTTTCGCACCAGATGCACGCTCGAGTGCGAATGCCCACGGTTTAATGCAGCTGCTGCCAAGCACCGCCAAATATGTCAACAACCGCAAACGGGTGGCAAAAAATCGCCTCTATCATCCGGCCACAAACATTCGCTTGGGGACTAGTTATTTAGAATACTTGAAGCGTAAGAATGCCGGAAATGAGATTTTGGCGACAGCGTCGTACAACGCGGGCTATCATAGAATTAAGCGTTGGCTGCCTTCAGAGGCCATGCCTGCTGAGCTTTGGATTGAGCTGATCCCGTACAGAGAAACACGAGACTACGTGAAAAATGTGATGGCATATCGACAGGTTTACCATACTCGCCTTGGTCGTGATGGTAATATATTGGCAAGCATCTTGGATATGAAAATTGTGAAATGA
- the pepQ gene encoding Xaa-Pro dipeptidase, whose protein sequence is MDKLANLYAEHIATLQQRTRTIVDREGLDGLVIHSGQAKRQFLDDMYYPFKVNPQFKAWLPVIDNPHCWIVVNGSDKPKLIFYRPVDFWHKVPDEPRDFWAEYFDIQLLVKPDQVEQLLPYDKANYAYIGEYLEVAQALGFTQVNPEPVMNFLHYHRAYKTQYEMACLREASRLGVLGHTAARDAFFAGGSEFEIQQAYLNATQHMENDTPYGNIVALNENCAILHYTHFERKAPSKHLSFLIDAGANFNGYASDITRTYDFAKQGEFAELVKVMNDHQIELGKALQPGKLYGELHIDCHNRVAQVLSDFGIVKLNAQAIVEKGITSTFFPHGLGHHIGLQVHDMGGFMADEAGTHQAPPEGHPFLRCTRKIEANQVFTIEPGLYFIDSLLEDLAQTDNKQYINWDKIDALKPYGGIRIEDNIIVHEDRLENMTRDFGLE, encoded by the coding sequence ATGGATAAGTTAGCAAATTTATACGCAGAGCATATTGCCACGTTGCAACAGCGTACAAGAACGATAGTAGATAGAGAAGGGCTGGATGGACTTGTGATCCACTCGGGGCAAGCAAAGCGCCAATTCCTTGATGATATGTACTATCCGTTTAAAGTTAACCCGCAATTTAAAGCTTGGTTGCCTGTTATCGATAACCCGCACTGCTGGATTGTGGTCAATGGTAGTGACAAGCCGAAACTCATTTTTTATCGCCCGGTTGATTTTTGGCATAAAGTGCCTGACGAGCCAAGAGATTTTTGGGCAGAATATTTTGATATTCAACTGCTGGTTAAGCCAGATCAGGTTGAACAGTTACTACCGTACGACAAAGCAAACTATGCCTATATCGGTGAATATTTAGAAGTTGCACAAGCACTTGGCTTTACTCAAGTGAATCCAGAGCCGGTGATGAACTTCTTGCATTATCATCGTGCATATAAAACTCAGTATGAAATGGCATGTTTACGTGAAGCAAGCCGTCTAGGTGTGCTTGGTCACACGGCGGCGCGCGATGCCTTTTTTGCTGGTGGCTCCGAGTTTGAAATTCAACAAGCTTATCTAAATGCGACTCAGCATATGGAAAACGATACGCCATACGGCAATATTGTTGCCCTGAATGAAAATTGTGCGATTTTGCACTATACCCATTTTGAGCGTAAAGCGCCTAGCAAGCACTTATCATTTTTAATTGATGCTGGTGCAAACTTTAACGGTTATGCGTCAGATATTACCCGTACTTATGATTTCGCTAAGCAAGGTGAGTTTGCCGAATTGGTGAAAGTCATGAACGATCACCAAATAGAGTTAGGCAAAGCATTGCAACCGGGCAAACTGTACGGGGAGCTGCATATCGATTGTCACAATCGCGTGGCGCAAGTGCTGAGTGACTTTGGTATTGTTAAGCTTAATGCTCAGGCTATCGTCGAGAAGGGGATTACTTCCACTTTCTTCCCTCATGGTCTTGGCCATCATATTGGCCTGCAGGTACACGATATGGGCGGATTTATGGCTGATGAAGCTGGTACGCACCAAGCACCACCAGAAGGCCACCCGTTTTTGCGCTGTACTCGTAAGATAGAGGCTAATCAGGTGTTCACTATTGAGCCTGGGTTATATTTCATTGATTCATTGCTAGAAGACTTGGCGCAAACAGATAACAAGCAGTATATCAATTGGGATAAGATTGATGCACTGAAGCCTTACGGTGGTATCCGTATTGAAGATAATATCATTGTGCATGAAGATAGATTAGAAAACATGACGCGAGACTTCGGTCTCGAGTAA
- a CDS encoding YigZ family protein: protein MSEYFIPSESISHHEEIKKSTFIVHLAHTPTIEDAKAFIKQINDAYPDARHNCWAHIAGAPGGSHVLGFSDDGEPNGTAGKPMLNVLMGSGIGEITAVTTRYFGGIKLGTGGLVRAYGGTLNNALAQLSTTKKVPASIIVGQSDYHLQGVIEQLLQSQFTVLNLDKEYAANITWQIAVDSRETQQIIDAIYELTNGVVLFKELKE from the coding sequence ATGTCTGAATACTTCATTCCGAGTGAGTCTATAAGCCATCACGAGGAAATTAAGAAAAGTACGTTTATCGTACATTTGGCCCATACGCCAACCATCGAAGATGCAAAAGCGTTCATAAAACAGATTAATGATGCGTATCCTGATGCAAGACACAATTGCTGGGCACATATTGCTGGAGCTCCAGGTGGCAGTCATGTATTAGGGTTTTCTGATGATGGTGAGCCCAATGGCACAGCGGGTAAGCCTATGCTAAATGTACTGATGGGATCTGGAATTGGTGAGATCACAGCGGTGACGACGCGTTATTTTGGCGGTATAAAACTTGGCACTGGGGGGTTAGTCAGAGCCTATGGGGGCACGCTTAACAACGCGCTAGCACAGCTAAGTACGACTAAAAAAGTACCGGCTTCTATCATTGTTGGTCAGAGTGATTACCATCTTCAGGGTGTGATAGAGCAGCTATTACAAAGTCAGTTTACAGTGCTAAATTTAGATAAAGAATACGCTGCTAATATTACTTGGCAAATAGCAGTAGATAGTCGTGAAACACAACAAATCATTGATGCTATTTATGAATTAACTAATGGTGTTGTATTATTTAAGGAACTCAAGGAGTAG
- a CDS encoding TrkH family potassium uptake protein, whose translation MQFRTIIKILGQLVALFSITMVPPAIVSLIYKDGGGVPFVLAFIFSVLMGLFAYYPNRKENGDLKAREGFLIVVLFWLVLGSFASLPLIFLDKPNLSLADAVFEAFSGLTTTGATVLTGIEHLPKAVLFYRQQLQWLGGMGIIVLAVAVLPMLGVGGMQLYRAETPGPVKDSKMTPRIADTAKHLWYIYVSLTAACTVAYWIAGMNWFDAICHAFATIAIGGFSTYDASMGYFDNPLINVICVVFLLIAAINFSLHYAAVSSRNIKAYLRDPEFKVFLFIQLALVVICFAVLSSNNVYETGDETLDQAMFQAVSISTTAGFATDSFSTWPLFLPILLIFSSFIGGCAGSTGGGMKVVRVFLLYLQGIRELNRLVHPRAIYSIKLGRKALPDKVVEAVWGFFSAYALVFVIIMIALLGTGLDNITAFSATAACLNNLGPGLGDVAAHYGDISDAAKWILTLAMVFGRLEIFTLLVLFTPTFWRG comes from the coding sequence ATGCAATTTCGTACCATAATAAAAATACTCGGGCAGTTAGTCGCTCTATTTAGTATCACTATGGTGCCACCAGCCATTGTATCTTTGATATACAAAGATGGTGGTGGTGTACCTTTTGTTTTAGCTTTCATCTTTAGTGTGCTAATGGGTCTGTTTGCGTACTACCCAAATCGCAAGGAAAACGGTGATCTTAAAGCCAGAGAGGGGTTCTTAATCGTTGTCTTATTCTGGCTGGTACTGGGGTCGTTTGCATCATTGCCGCTCATTTTCCTAGATAAGCCGAATCTATCCCTCGCAGATGCCGTTTTTGAAGCTTTTTCTGGGCTGACAACGACAGGGGCTACGGTATTGACGGGTATAGAACACTTACCCAAAGCGGTATTGTTCTATCGCCAACAGTTGCAGTGGCTCGGTGGTATGGGGATCATCGTCTTGGCTGTAGCCGTTCTCCCAATGCTTGGGGTTGGTGGTATGCAGTTATATCGTGCTGAGACACCAGGTCCCGTTAAAGATTCGAAGATGACACCGCGCATTGCTGATACCGCCAAGCACCTTTGGTATATCTATGTGTCGCTAACGGCGGCTTGTACAGTGGCTTACTGGATAGCGGGAATGAATTGGTTTGATGCTATTTGCCATGCGTTTGCCACGATAGCCATCGGTGGCTTCTCGACTTATGATGCTTCTATGGGCTACTTTGATAATCCACTTATCAATGTCATTTGTGTCGTCTTTTTATTGATTGCTGCCATTAACTTTTCGCTACATTATGCTGCGGTATCGAGCCGTAATATTAAAGCTTATTTGCGAGATCCTGAGTTTAAAGTCTTTCTGTTTATCCAACTAGCGTTGGTGGTAATTTGTTTTGCGGTACTGTCTTCAAACAATGTTTATGAAACGGGTGATGAGACCTTAGATCAAGCGATGTTTCAGGCTGTTTCAATTAGCACTACAGCAGGTTTTGCCACCGATAGCTTCTCAACGTGGCCATTGTTTTTACCTATTCTCTTGATTTTCTCAAGTTTCATTGGTGGCTGTGCTGGCTCTACAGGTGGGGGGATGAAGGTTGTACGCGTATTTTTGCTCTATTTACAGGGGATCCGTGAGCTGAATCGTTTAGTGCACCCACGCGCTATTTACTCGATAAAGCTGGGCCGGAAGGCACTACCAGACAAAGTAGTCGAAGCGGTGTGGGGGTTTTTCTCAGCCTATGCACTAGTATTTGTGATTATTATGATTGCATTACTGGGGACTGGGCTTGATAACATTACTGCATTTTCAGCAACTGCGGCTTGCCTAAATAACTTAGGTCCCGGATTAGGAGATGTTGCGGCGCACTATGGCGATATTAGCGATGCTGCAAAGTGGATCCTTACTTTGGCTATGGTCTTTGGTCGTTTAGAAATCTTCACATTGTTAGTGCTATTTACTCCTACCTTCTGGCGTGGTTAA
- a CDS encoding flagellar brake domain-containing protein, whose protein sequence is MLKTQEVGQEALLTAISAGSIVDLEICLPANSKRIKTEYVGMLQGAFLILNHPNPKRLGAALDYVMEGTSVIVRALLENSDGQVIAFKSQIKAVSVHPARLIFLYLPEKVQTYKLRSQNRIPTLIPAKFHCHGSKDVGVIKDISLAGLQLDLTSIDAEYMEEGLKCEVFIEGKEGNQIALKGDIRRIKSHDQIVSLGIHLTSAPDIIRGVLKDYLIDLSIFQDQQET, encoded by the coding sequence ATGTTAAAAACTCAGGAGGTTGGGCAAGAAGCTTTGCTCACCGCAATCAGCGCAGGAAGTATTGTTGATTTGGAAATTTGCTTACCGGCAAATAGCAAAAGAATAAAAACAGAATATGTCGGTATGCTCCAAGGGGCGTTTTTAATTCTTAACCATCCCAACCCTAAGCGATTAGGCGCGGCGCTGGACTATGTGATGGAAGGGACGTCGGTTATTGTTCGAGCTTTGCTCGAAAATAGTGATGGCCAAGTTATTGCATTCAAATCGCAAATCAAAGCGGTTTCAGTCCATCCCGCGCGGCTTATTTTTCTTTATCTACCCGAAAAAGTACAAACCTATAAACTCCGTTCGCAAAATAGGATACCAACCTTAATCCCCGCAAAGTTTCACTGCCACGGCAGCAAAGATGTTGGTGTGATAAAAGACATTTCACTTGCTGGGTTACAGTTAGATTTAACGTCTATTGATGCCGAGTATATGGAAGAGGGGCTAAAATGTGAGGTTTTCATTGAAGGCAAAGAAGGGAATCAGATCGCGCTTAAAGGGGATATTCGACGCATAAAAAGCCATGATCAAATCGTCTCTTTAGGTATTCACTTAACTTCAGCTCCAGACATAATCCGTGGTGTATTAAAAGATTACCTAATCGATTTGTCTATTTTTCAAGATCAACAAGAGACTTAG
- the trkA gene encoding Trk system potassium transporter TrkA yields MKIIILGAGQVGGTLAENLVGEENEITVVDIDGERLRELQDKYDLQGVTGHSAHPEILRQAGAEDADMIIAVTSSDEVNMVACQVAYSIFNTPTKIARIRSEQYLKYKEKLFHNDDLPVDHYIAPEQLVTQYIRRLIDYPGALQVLQFAEGMLSLVAVKAYYGGLLVGYALSALKEHIPNVDTRVAAIYRQGKAIKPLGTTVIEADDEVFFIAATKHIRAVMNELQKLERSYKKIMIAGGGNIGAGLASSLDKNHSVKLIERNQARATQLSETLDNTVVFCGDASDQELLSEEHIEQVDVFIAVTNDDEANIMAAMLAKRMGVQKTMALIQRGAYVDLVQGGDIDIAISPQQATISALLTHVRRGDIVNVYSLRKGAAEAIEAVAHGDENTSKVVGRAIRDIKLPPGATIGAIVRDEDVLIAHDDTIILSGDHVIMFLIDKKQIGVVEKLFQVSALFV; encoded by the coding sequence ATGAAAATCATCATCTTAGGCGCCGGCCAAGTCGGCGGGACACTAGCAGAAAATCTCGTCGGTGAAGAAAATGAAATTACCGTTGTCGACATCGATGGCGAGCGCTTAAGAGAGCTGCAAGACAAATACGATCTACAGGGAGTCACTGGTCACAGTGCTCACCCTGAGATCTTGCGTCAAGCTGGTGCCGAAGATGCCGACATGATAATCGCCGTAACCAGCTCAGATGAAGTGAATATGGTTGCGTGTCAGGTCGCCTATAGTATTTTCAATACGCCGACCAAAATTGCGCGGATCCGCTCTGAGCAATACTTAAAGTACAAAGAAAAGCTGTTTCACAATGACGACCTACCTGTCGACCATTACATCGCACCGGAGCAGCTAGTAACGCAATATATTCGCAGGCTAATAGATTACCCAGGCGCTTTGCAGGTGCTGCAATTTGCCGAGGGCATGTTGTCACTCGTGGCGGTTAAAGCTTATTACGGCGGTTTACTCGTTGGCTATGCACTTTCTGCATTAAAAGAGCATATTCCAAACGTCGATACCCGCGTTGCCGCTATTTATCGTCAGGGCAAAGCCATCAAGCCACTCGGCACCACCGTAATTGAAGCTGACGATGAAGTTTTCTTTATCGCTGCGACTAAGCATATTCGAGCGGTCATGAACGAGCTACAAAAGCTTGAACGCTCTTACAAGAAAATTATGATTGCCGGTGGCGGTAACATAGGTGCGGGACTCGCCAGTTCATTAGACAAGAACCATAGCGTTAAGCTTATTGAACGCAATCAAGCTCGTGCCACACAGTTGTCTGAAACGCTCGATAATACGGTGGTTTTTTGTGGCGATGCCTCAGACCAAGAGCTGTTATCAGAAGAACATATAGAGCAAGTAGACGTGTTCATCGCAGTGACGAACGACGACGAAGCCAACATTATGGCTGCGATGCTTGCAAAGCGTATGGGCGTTCAAAAGACCATGGCGCTTATTCAACGTGGTGCCTACGTTGACCTCGTGCAAGGTGGCGACATTGATATTGCTATCTCACCACAACAAGCGACTATCTCAGCACTACTCACCCACGTTCGCCGTGGTGATATCGTTAACGTATATTCATTGCGTAAAGGGGCAGCAGAAGCCATTGAAGCTGTCGCACATGGTGATGAGAACACCTCTAAGGTTGTCGGCCGTGCAATTCGAGATATTAAATTACCACCAGGCGCGACCATTGGTGCCATTGTCCGTGATGAAGATGTACTGATCGCACATGACGATACCATTATTCTCTCAGGCGACCATGTGATTATGTTCCTGATCGATAAAAAGCAAATCGGTGTTGTGGAAAAACTCTTCCAAGTAAGCGCTTTATTTGTTTAA
- the rsmB gene encoding 16S rRNA (cytosine(967)-C(5))-methyltransferase RsmB — protein sequence MSNVRALAAQTLFQVVDKGASLSAQLPLATSQLDGKDRALLQQICYGVLRYLPSLEHYCQQLLDQPLKGKRRVFQFLLYVGIYQLQHMRVPAHAAVAETVNALTPLRAPGMKGLVNAILRNFQRHQVELETSATEIPACLYNHPGWFINQLKAAYPTQWQAILEANQQQAPMWLRVNQSQFSTVDYAAMLDQEGIAYQLHNEYPDGILLDSPIDVYALPQFAAGACSVQDAAAQKAARLLAPQSSENILDACAAPGGKTCHILELADAKVTAVDADGARLQRVEQNLERIGLSAKCLEGDASDPEAWWDGELYDRILLDVPCSATGVIRRHPDIKWLRRASDIDNLVTLQAQIIDKIWPLLKPGGTLVYATCSVLPQENQQQIRRFLSVTPDAALVPLHDADTQTQPGLQLLPGLSDGFYYAKLTKQ from the coding sequence GTGAGTAATGTTCGCGCACTCGCTGCCCAAACCCTATTTCAAGTCGTCGATAAAGGCGCGTCGTTAAGTGCTCAATTACCACTTGCCACCAGCCAGTTAGACGGTAAAGACAGAGCTTTGCTACAGCAGATTTGCTATGGCGTATTGAGATATTTACCGTCTTTAGAGCATTACTGCCAACAACTGCTAGATCAGCCCTTAAAAGGTAAGCGACGTGTTTTCCAGTTTTTGTTGTATGTGGGTATTTACCAACTTCAGCATATGCGTGTCCCTGCTCACGCCGCGGTTGCCGAGACCGTAAACGCATTGACGCCTCTTAGAGCGCCCGGCATGAAAGGCTTGGTTAATGCGATTTTACGTAACTTCCAGCGCCATCAAGTCGAGCTAGAAACCAGTGCTACCGAGATCCCAGCTTGCTTATACAACCACCCTGGCTGGTTTATTAATCAACTAAAAGCAGCTTACCCAACGCAGTGGCAAGCTATTTTAGAAGCGAATCAACAGCAGGCACCAATGTGGCTACGTGTAAACCAATCGCAATTCTCTACTGTCGATTATGCAGCAATGTTAGATCAAGAAGGGATAGCCTATCAGCTTCATAATGAGTATCCAGACGGGATCTTGCTTGATAGCCCAATTGACGTTTATGCGCTTCCACAATTTGCCGCAGGTGCTTGCTCAGTGCAAGATGCAGCCGCCCAAAAAGCCGCAAGATTATTAGCACCACAATCAAGTGAAAATATTCTTGATGCTTGTGCCGCTCCTGGTGGTAAGACTTGCCATATTTTGGAGTTAGCAGACGCTAAAGTGACTGCAGTAGATGCTGATGGGGCGCGCTTACAGCGTGTGGAGCAAAACCTTGAACGGATCGGATTGTCGGCCAAATGTCTCGAGGGCGATGCAAGTGACCCCGAAGCATGGTGGGATGGCGAGCTATATGATCGTATCTTGTTGGATGTTCCTTGCTCTGCAACAGGTGTTATTAGACGACACCCTGATATCAAGTGGCTGAGACGAGCTTCAGATATTGATAACTTGGTGACGTTACAGGCACAAATTATTGATAAAATCTGGCCATTACTCAAGCCCGGTGGCACACTAGTTTATGCTACCTGTTCAGTACTGCCACAAGAGAACCAGCAACAGATCAGACGTTTTCTTTCAGTGACTCCTGATGCGGCCCTTGTTCCTTTACATGATGCAGACACACAAACACAACCAGGCTTGCAGCTATTACCCGGATTAAGTGATGGGTTTTACTACGCAAAGTTGACAAAACAATAA